One genomic window of Desulfurococcus mucosus DSM 2162 includes the following:
- a CDS encoding V-type ATP synthase subunit D encodes MSSLQRVRPTKIELIRLKKRLQISVKVERILRERLIILINEFMILLRESVSRRQKVAQLITTLSARATVLSGIYGENIYDLFEKTVPKATCIIGVENIMGVKTKTVMIMKSGEARPVKTPFDDFAEESARFIEEVIELAKAENALKTMGREIRVTKRRVNALDYILIPRLRSTIRMLQMKFDEREREEKARLKRVKASLERRKGE; translated from the coding sequence GTGTCAAGCCTCCAGAGGGTGAGGCCGACAAAGATAGAGCTCATAAGGCTTAAGAAGAGGCTCCAAATAAGCGTGAAGGTTGAAAGAATACTCCGTGAAAGACTAATCATATTGATCAACGAGTTCATGATTCTACTCAGGGAGAGCGTTAGCAGGAGGCAGAAAGTAGCCCAGTTGATCACAACCCTCTCTGCCAGAGCAACAGTCCTCTCAGGAATCTACGGCGAGAACATCTATGATTTATTCGAGAAAACAGTCCCGAAGGCCACGTGTATTATAGGTGTCGAGAACATTATGGGGGTTAAAACGAAGACAGTCATGATCATGAAGAGCGGTGAAGCAAGGCCTGTTAAAACCCCCTTCGACGATTTCGCAGAGGAGTCAGCCCGCTTCATAGAGGAAGTCATAGAGCTGGCTAAGGCCGAGAACGCCTTGAAAACAATGGGTAGAGAAATACGTGTGACGAAAAGGAGGGTCAACGCCTTAGACTACATCCTGATACCGAGGCTCAGGTCCACTATAAGGATGTTGCAAATGAAGTTCGATGAAAGAGAAAGAGAGGAGAAAGCCAGGTTGAAGAGGGTGAAAGCAAGTCTCGAGAGGAGGAAGGGTGAGTGA
- a CDS encoding ABC transporter ATP-binding protein: MVNAVEIRSFTKKFGDFTAVEDLNLDIREGEVFGLLGPNGSGKTTTLLTVATIYRPTSGDIYVYGHSVVREDYIVRKMIGIAFQDPKALWVDKPYDLLIWHAKVVGYSGEEARRVVREVMEALGLWEHRNKYFYQLSGGTRKKVELAKVLVQKPRLAILDEPTAQVDVLAKHALWDVIKRLKREGVTVILATNDMFEAERVCERVAIIHKGRLRALGTIDELKDLIPGGDVVEIQVGGTGIPVSIMEKLGEYGRVEAGNGSLRIYLEKGEEKVVDIVDLLRRNNIAVSRLMIKEPTLDDVFTYLTGARLRGE; encoded by the coding sequence ATGGTTAACGCTGTCGAGATACGCTCCTTCACGAAGAAATTCGGTGATTTCACGGCTGTCGAGGATTTAAACCTCGACATACGGGAGGGAGAGGTTTTCGGATTACTGGGACCCAACGGCTCCGGGAAAACCACCACATTGCTCACGGTGGCAACGATATACAGGCCGACGAGCGGGGATATATATGTCTACGGTCACAGTGTTGTACGGGAGGACTACATTGTTAGGAAGATGATTGGGATAGCGTTCCAGGATCCCAAGGCGCTATGGGTTGACAAACCCTATGACTTGCTAATATGGCATGCGAAGGTCGTCGGGTATAGTGGTGAAGAGGCTAGAAGGGTTGTCAGGGAGGTCATGGAGGCACTTGGGCTCTGGGAGCACAGGAATAAATACTTCTACCAGTTGAGCGGTGGAACACGCAAGAAAGTGGAGCTAGCCAAGGTCCTGGTTCAGAAACCCAGGCTCGCAATACTTGATGAGCCGACAGCGCAGGTAGACGTGTTAGCTAAGCATGCATTATGGGATGTCATCAAGAGGCTGAAGAGGGAAGGCGTCACAGTCATACTGGCCACCAACGATATGTTTGAAGCGGAGAGAGTCTGCGAGAGGGTTGCCATAATACATAAAGGCAGGCTGAGGGCTCTTGGAACAATCGACGAGCTCAAAGACCTGATACCCGGAGGAGATGTTGTTGAGATACAGGTAGGAGGCACTGGGATACCGGTTTCCATCATGGAGAAGCTCGGCGAATACGGGAGGGTTGAAGCCGGTAACGGATCCCTAAGGATATATCTCGAGAAAGGAGAGGAAAAAGTGGTTGACATCGTTGACTTGTTGAGGAGGAATAACATCGCTGTATCGAGGCTCATGATCAAGGAGCCTACACTGGACGATGTCTTCACGTATCTCACAGGGGCAAGGCTCAGAGGCGAGTAG
- a CDS encoding DUF61 family protein, producing MSDEYIDRFLIEELRLVNKHAPYERKNLCDLLKMEVPYIVLRDGSSHLFNPRELAMLTEILGDDACRLELPIIVEYTPSNGEGVYVVRGGVEARAVAAAIGLNTYSEPLFLSRVQILELRRVLRTTTTILLNPGPLS from the coding sequence GTGAGTGACGAGTACATAGATAGATTCCTTATCGAGGAACTGAGGCTTGTAAACAAGCATGCACCCTACGAGAGGAAGAACCTCTGCGACCTGCTTAAAATGGAGGTACCATACATAGTGCTCAGGGATGGAAGCAGCCACCTATTCAATCCCCGTGAACTAGCCATGCTCACCGAGATACTGGGCGATGACGCATGCCGGCTTGAACTCCCCATAATAGTAGAATATACTCCAAGCAACGGGGAAGGAGTATATGTTGTAAGAGGCGGGGTGGAGGCTAGGGCTGTGGCAGCAGCCATAGGCTTGAACACGTACTCGGAGCCCCTGTTCCTCAGCCGCGTACAGATCCTTGAGTTGAGGCGTGTATTGAGGACAACGACGACAATACTATTAAACCCAGGCCCCCTAAGCTAA
- a CDS encoding V-type ATP synthase subunit E, whose product MQEDAKAKLLREAEARAEQIVRDAEAEAERIVKEAEAKWRERAEAERKRITSEAEREANTIISEALREARLLVSKEYEKAVEDVLREAYDSVRKRSFDIENSIRNLIRESLRLVNAPKKIVVSKGDLEAARRIVAELGLPGVVVEAGDIDGGVIVESESGIVVDNTYESRLREFQSKHMDEVRRILWG is encoded by the coding sequence ATGCAGGAGGATGCCAAGGCGAAGCTGCTGAGGGAGGCGGAGGCGAGAGCCGAGCAAATAGTTAGGGATGCTGAAGCTGAAGCGGAAAGAATAGTTAAGGAAGCGGAGGCGAAGTGGAGGGAGAGAGCTGAAGCGGAAAGAAAGAGGATCACTAGTGAAGCCGAGCGAGAAGCCAACACAATCATTTCTGAAGCCCTGAGAGAGGCGAGGCTACTCGTGTCAAAGGAGTATGAGAAAGCCGTGGAAGACGTGTTGAGAGAGGCCTATGACTCCGTGAGGAAACGCAGCTTCGACATCGAGAACTCCATCAGGAACCTGATAAGGGAGTCCCTGAGGCTTGTCAATGCACCGAAGAAAATAGTTGTGAGTAAAGGCGACTTGGAGGCAGCCAGAAGGATAGTCGCCGAGCTAGGGTTGCCGGGCGTGGTAGTGGAGGCAGGCGACATTGATGGAGGCGTCATAGTGGAGTCGGAGTCCGGCATAGTGGTTGACAACACCTATGAGTCGAGGCTGAGAGAGTTCCAGAGTAAGCACATGGATGAGGTAAGAAGGATTCTCTGGGGCTGA
- a CDS encoding ATPase, translating into MLTGGNMAMDPLAQGLMYLAAALPLAGGIIGSTTGMRHAASVGASVLSEDPTQFRNVLILAALPMTQTFYGLIQMIYMMIMYIPGLPQDSINMVKALALLGIGLAGFLAEWLSAWAQGIICASGIAELPRTKGKNLMSSIVLAAYVELWGILGIVFTILGLSLLG; encoded by the coding sequence GTGTTGACTGGAGGGAATATGGCCATGGATCCACTGGCTCAGGGATTAATGTATTTAGCCGCTGCCCTACCATTAGCAGGCGGTATCATAGGATCCACAACTGGAATGAGACATGCGGCCAGTGTGGGTGCATCAGTGCTCTCAGAGGACCCAACCCAGTTTAGAAACGTCTTGATCCTGGCTGCTCTGCCAATGACGCAGACGTTCTACGGCTTGATACAGATGATCTACATGATGATAATGTATATCCCAGGCCTCCCACAGGATTCCATAAACATGGTGAAGGCACTGGCACTCCTAGGCATAGGGTTAGCCGGGTTCCTCGCCGAGTGGCTGTCGGCCTGGGCTCAGGGCATAATATGTGCAAGCGGCATAGCTGAGCTACCTAGAACCAAAGGCAAGAACCTGATGAGCTCGATAGTCCTCGCCGCGTATGTTGAGCTCTGGGGTATACTGGGAATAGTGTTCACAATACTCGGGCTCTCACTGCTAGGGTGA
- a CDS encoding NUDIX hydrolase translates to MDKPQLLREELLLKGLRFNVIRRYYRKANGEEFARDVVAFPEAVAVLPVLDDGSVILLRQFRAPLNDTIIEAPAGVVDPGETPEEAAERELEEETGYHAGRLVRLGSFTPSPGYSSEVIHFYYATRLEYRGAKPERYEVLEPFKTMFQDALAMVHRGVISDMKTALLILLYDHALRGGGVEH, encoded by the coding sequence ATGGATAAGCCGCAACTGCTCAGAGAGGAGTTGCTTCTCAAGGGGTTGAGGTTCAATGTCATCCGCAGGTACTATAGGAAGGCTAACGGCGAGGAGTTTGCGAGGGATGTAGTAGCGTTCCCGGAAGCCGTGGCCGTGCTACCAGTGCTGGATGACGGAAGTGTGATCCTGCTGAGACAGTTCAGGGCTCCATTAAACGACACGATAATCGAGGCTCCCGCAGGCGTCGTGGATCCAGGTGAGACACCGGAAGAGGCTGCTGAGAGAGAGCTGGAGGAGGAAACCGGGTACCACGCGGGGAGACTAGTTAGACTCGGCTCATTCACACCTTCACCCGGATACAGTAGCGAGGTGATACATTTCTACTATGCTACGAGACTAGAGTACAGGGGTGCGAAGCCCGAGAGGTACGAGGTCCTCGAGCCCTTCAAGACCATGTTTCAAGACGCGCTCGCCATGGTTCACAGAGGCGTGATAAGCGATATGAAGACAGCACTGTTAATCCTGCTCTATGATCACGCCTTAAGAGGTGGCGGAGTTGAGCATTGA
- a CDS encoding V-type ATP synthase subunit I — protein MGVLLSKPSDMLRVNVAFLSGDREKVLRVLQEAGVVEVEPVEAEKVIGEYERLQSLRERINNLLQKAKGLVIDASITGVELASLDVDKVEKHVADLYGEATLLEEKARHLRESIESLRMLLSSLAPLPDSMDAAEIYYEGRHVSSILLSGKQEAVMELLEKSRVLKASKMYQGGERVSVIVYLPAGDLGQVVSAAHSMGLWCPSKQLVEALQLHGSIGSLREHLARRISELDAEASRVEARIAEIVKANGITLGKYLLFAENRLEYYRVSGAVVGLRHLSAVTGWIPRDSIRLLEDLVKSSGIPVFIEYKDPLRGVDNPPSRFNNKGVLRYFQVITRLYGVPGYWEPDPTPLIAYSFAFFFGLMNSDAGYALAGLLAIALVMDKLVENPYNPVYREFKGALLVSNAVSLVLGLLGGSIFGDLLPSVFGVNVPALIPVFSQPVEFIKLALLIGLIHINIAHALATVKFAREERKGDLLNEAGLFISQLFGIPYVLQVFFKYQVPVLSYIPLNILLYLTLLGVAMVIVGNYVAMRGLGFLMWIFQLTGVLGDVMSYVRLAGVSLASFYMAVSFNMMVKLAINSVAGFIPGAAGVALAYVVSAPLLFMIHLVIMILSELGAFVHSLRLCMLEFLMKFYDGSGREYSPFSIIAFKRIVIT, from the coding sequence ATGGGGGTCCTCCTGAGCAAGCCGAGCGATATGTTAAGGGTTAATGTAGCGTTCCTCAGCGGGGACAGAGAGAAAGTCCTGCGTGTACTCCAGGAAGCAGGGGTAGTTGAAGTAGAACCTGTGGAAGCAGAGAAAGTCATAGGAGAGTATGAGAGGCTGCAGTCGCTGAGGGAAAGAATAAACAATCTCCTCCAGAAGGCCAAGGGCCTCGTGATCGATGCATCCATAACCGGGGTGGAGCTCGCATCCCTCGACGTGGATAAGGTGGAGAAACACGTGGCTGACCTGTACGGGGAGGCGACGCTACTCGAGGAGAAGGCTAGACACCTGAGGGAGAGCATAGAGTCCTTGAGAATGCTCCTCTCGTCTCTAGCTCCACTGCCGGACTCCATGGATGCAGCCGAGATATACTATGAGGGTAGACATGTATCATCCATCCTGCTCAGCGGTAAGCAGGAGGCTGTAATGGAGCTCCTCGAGAAGAGTAGAGTGTTGAAGGCTTCAAAGATGTATCAGGGAGGGGAACGCGTATCCGTCATAGTGTATCTCCCAGCTGGGGATCTAGGCCAGGTCGTCTCAGCAGCACACTCCATGGGGCTATGGTGTCCGAGCAAGCAACTAGTTGAAGCCCTTCAGCTACATGGATCCATAGGCTCGTTGCGGGAGCATTTGGCTAGGAGGATCAGTGAGCTGGATGCTGAGGCCTCAAGGGTGGAAGCCCGGATCGCTGAAATAGTTAAGGCCAACGGGATCACCCTAGGCAAATACCTTTTATTCGCGGAGAACCGTTTAGAGTACTACCGGGTTTCCGGTGCCGTAGTGGGTTTACGACACCTCTCAGCCGTAACCGGGTGGATCCCGCGGGACTCCATTAGGCTGCTAGAAGACCTCGTGAAGAGTTCTGGCATACCTGTCTTCATAGAGTACAAGGATCCATTGAGAGGCGTGGACAACCCTCCGTCAAGGTTCAACAATAAGGGGGTATTGAGATACTTCCAGGTTATAACAAGGCTTTACGGGGTGCCAGGGTACTGGGAGCCCGACCCCACGCCACTGATAGCATACTCCTTCGCATTCTTCTTTGGATTAATGAATAGTGACGCTGGATACGCTTTAGCGGGACTCCTAGCAATCGCACTGGTAATGGATAAACTGGTGGAAAACCCCTATAACCCGGTGTACAGGGAGTTCAAGGGGGCATTACTGGTATCGAACGCCGTGTCCCTGGTTCTCGGGTTGCTGGGTGGCTCAATATTCGGGGATTTACTTCCCTCAGTCTTCGGTGTGAATGTACCGGCCCTAATACCTGTGTTCAGTCAACCGGTTGAATTCATAAAGCTTGCCCTACTGATAGGGTTAATCCACATAAACATAGCGCATGCGCTGGCAACCGTGAAGTTCGCTAGGGAGGAGAGGAAAGGCGACTTACTTAACGAGGCAGGATTATTCATATCGCAGCTCTTCGGAATACCCTACGTGCTACAGGTGTTCTTCAAGTACCAGGTGCCAGTCCTCTCATACATACCTCTAAACATACTATTGTACCTTACACTACTAGGCGTTGCCATGGTAATAGTGGGCAACTATGTGGCAATGCGTGGACTAGGCTTCCTCATGTGGATATTCCAGTTAACAGGCGTCCTAGGCGACGTGATGAGCTATGTGAGGCTTGCAGGGGTAAGCCTCGCATCCTTCTACATGGCTGTCTCCTTCAACATGATGGTTAAGTTGGCGATAAACAGTGTAGCAGGCTTCATACCGGGTGCAGCAGGGGTTGCATTAGCATACGTGGTCTCAGCCCCACTACTATTCATGATACATCTCGTCATAATGATACTCTCAGAGCTCGGTGCGTTCGTGCACTCGCTTAGACTCTGCATGCTGGAGTTCCTTATGAAGTTCTACGATGGCTCCGGCCGGGAGTACAGTCCATTCTCGATCATAGCGTTTAAACGCATAGTGATTACATGA